A window of Halobacillus naozhouensis genomic DNA:
ATATGGTACGGCTGATTCATTGGATATTAATATGGAACTAGAATTCGAACGTAACCAGGAGCGTTATGAGTTCCTTCACTGGGCTCAAAAGGCATTTAATAACTACCGTGCTGTTCCACCTGCAACTGGAATCGTTCACCAAGTAAACTTAGAATACATTGCAAATGTCGTTCATGCGAAGGAGAACGATGAAGGCACTGTTGATACTTATCCAGATACACTTGTCGGTACAGACTCTCATACGACCATGATTAATGGCCTTGGTGTTCTAGGATGGGGTGTTGGTGGTATTGAAGCAGAAGCAGGAATGCTTGGCCAGCCATCATACTTCCCTGCACCAGAGGTTATCGGAGTTAAGCTGAACGGCAGCTTTCCACAAGGAACCACTGCAACTGACTTAGCACTGAAAGTTACACAGAAGCTAAGAGAACAAAATGTTGTTGGAAAATTTGTTGAATTCTTTGGACCTGGCCTGCAGGAAATGCCGCTTGCTGACCGCGCAACGATTTCAAACATGGCACCAGAATATGGGGCTACATGCGGGTTTTTCCCGGTTGACGGCGAATCTCTAGAATACATGCGTTTAACAGGACGCAGCGAAGAGCAAATTGAACTTGTCGAAAAATATTGCAAAGAAAACAATCTTTGGTATGATCCATCTCTAGAAGATCCAGATTTCACTTCACTGGTGGAAATTGAATTAAGTGATCTTGAACCTAACCTATCAGGTCCTAAGCGTCCACAAGATTTAATTCCGCTTTCTCAAATGAAGGAATCCTTTAATAAAGCTATTACTGGTCCAGCTGGTAACCATGGCTTTGGGCTGGATGAGTCTGAATTTGATAAAGAAGCTGAAGTACAGTTCGAGGATGGCAAGAAAGCTGTCATGAAGACAGGCGCATTAGCTATTGCAGCCATTACTTCATGTACAAACACTTCTAATCCGCACGTTATGCTTGGTGCCGGATTAGTAGCTAAAAAAGCAATTGAAAAAGGTCTTGAGGTGCCTGGATATGTGAAGACTTCACTTGCACCAGGTTCTAAAGTTGTTACGCGTTACCTTGAGGATTCAGGGTTAATGCCGTACTTGAACCAATTAGGGTTTAACCTCGTTGGGTACGGTTGTACAACATGTATTGGTAACTCTGGTCCACTGCTTCCTGAGATTGAAAAGGCGATTGCTGATAGCGATCTGACAGCATCTTCTGTTCTTTCAGGAAACCGTAACTTTGAAGGACGTATTCACCCGCTAGTGAAAGCAAACTATTTGGCTTCTCCGCCACTAGTTGTTGCTTATGCCCTTGCTGGTACGGTTGATATCGATCTCAAGAAAGAAGCTCTAGGCACAGATAAAGATGGAGAACCTGTGTACTTTGATGATATCTGGCCAACACAGGAGGAAATCAAGGCTGAAATTTCTAGTGCTGTGACACCCGAAATTTTCCGAAAAGAATATGAAAATGTCTTCAACTCTAATGAGAAGTGGAATGAAATCGATACTACAGACGAACCGCTTTATGACTGGAATGAAGAATCTACTTATATCCAGAACCCGCCGTTCTTCGAAGCGCTATCTCGTGATCCAGAAACGGTTAAACCTCTTAATGGCATGCGCATAGTTGGTAAATTTGGTGACTCTGTTACAACCGACCACATTTCTCCAGCAGGTGCGATACCTAAAAATATGCCTGCAGGGGAATACCTTCAGGATAAGAATGTTTCACCACGAAACTTCAACTCTTACGGTTCACGCCGAGGAAACCATGAAGTGATGATGCGCGGTACGTTTGCGAACATTCGTATTCGTAACCAGTTAGCTCCTGGTACTGAAGGTGGCTTCACAACGTACTGGCCGACTGAAGAAGTGATGCCGATTTACACTGCAGCAATGAA
This region includes:
- the acnA gene encoding aconitate hydratase AcnA, with protein sequence MASNAFNARKQFDLNGKTYNYYDLKALEDAGHGKISRLPFSIRILLESLLRQHDGRVIQDSHVESLANWGTSKAKGEDVPFKPSRVILQDFTGVPAVVDLASLRKAMVDMGGSPDKINPEVPVDLVIDHSVQVDKYGTADSLDINMELEFERNQERYEFLHWAQKAFNNYRAVPPATGIVHQVNLEYIANVVHAKENDEGTVDTYPDTLVGTDSHTTMINGLGVLGWGVGGIEAEAGMLGQPSYFPAPEVIGVKLNGSFPQGTTATDLALKVTQKLREQNVVGKFVEFFGPGLQEMPLADRATISNMAPEYGATCGFFPVDGESLEYMRLTGRSEEQIELVEKYCKENNLWYDPSLEDPDFTSLVEIELSDLEPNLSGPKRPQDLIPLSQMKESFNKAITGPAGNHGFGLDESEFDKEAEVQFEDGKKAVMKTGALAIAAITSCTNTSNPHVMLGAGLVAKKAIEKGLEVPGYVKTSLAPGSKVVTRYLEDSGLMPYLNQLGFNLVGYGCTTCIGNSGPLLPEIEKAIADSDLTASSVLSGNRNFEGRIHPLVKANYLASPPLVVAYALAGTVDIDLKKEALGTDKDGEPVYFDDIWPTQEEIKAEISSAVTPEIFRKEYENVFNSNEKWNEIDTTDEPLYDWNEESTYIQNPPFFEALSRDPETVKPLNGMRIVGKFGDSVTTDHISPAGAIPKNMPAGEYLQDKNVSPRNFNSYGSRRGNHEVMMRGTFANIRIRNQLAPGTEGGFTTYWPTEEVMPIYTAAMKYKEDQTPLAVIAGDDYGMGSSRDWAAKGTDLLGIKTVIAQSFERIHRSNLVMMGVLPLQFKDGDTIESLGLTGRESIDVQVDESVKPHDLVKVTATDEEGNKKEFEVIARFDSEVEVDYYRHGGILQMVLRNKLS